The Acidobacteriota bacterium genome contains the following window.
TCGCTGAAGGAAAGCTAATTGTGATCGGTGCCAGCTCGTTCGAAGATTTCGAACAGCGTATCGATTCGCAGGTTGAGATCGCGAAGTATTTTGACGGTATTCTCGTCCATGACCGTACAAATGCCGCGGCGACTGCTTCGGCTGTAGCTTCGGCAGACACGAAAAAGGATGAAGGCTTTAAGGGCGACAACATCTCGCCTGACCTTCGCGAAATGATGCAGCAGGACCCGTCTGGCAAGAAACGCGTCGACGTCGTTCTGCAGGCAAAAGATGCCGACAATGGTGCTCTTCGCTCGCTTCTCGCAAGCGGCCAGGCACGCATCACCGACCGCATTGGCCGCAGCGAAACGCTGGTCGTCAATCTTCCGCTTTCAGCCCTCAATTCGCTCTCAAGCAGCGGCCTTGATCAACTACGCTTCGCCGGATCGTCCGCTGACCGTGACCGGCCACATCGAAGAAACGACCGGAGCCGCCGCGATGCGTTCGCAGCCTGCGATGAACGGCCGTTCGGCTTACACGCTCGACGGAACTGGCGTTGGCGTTGCCATTGTCGATTCCGGCATTCAATCTAATCACAAGGGTTTCAAGAACGGAGCTTCGAGAATTACGGCGAACGTGAACTTCACAAGCTCGCAGCAAAACGCAACGTCTGACAACTACGGCCACGGAACACACGTCGCGGGCCTCGCGGTCGGAAGTGCTTCGAATCGCAACAACGCGTACAAAGGCATCGCTCCAAATGCGAACATCATCAGCGTTAAAGTTCTCGGCAACAACGGCGAAGGCAACACTTCGTGGCTGCTTGACGGCCTTGACTGGATCATCCAGAACAAAGGCACTTACAACATCAAGGTCGCGAACCTCAGCCTGGGCACTACCGCAGTCGATAGCTACATGAACGACCCGATCTGCAATAAGGTCAAGGAAATGGTACAAGCCGGCATCGTCGTCATTGCTGCCGCAGGTAACTTGGGCAAAAACGCGAACGGTGTCAGAACGTACGGCCGCATTCACTCGCCGGGCAACAGCCCTTATGCGATCACGGTCGGAGCAACAAACAGCTACGGAACTTCGGATCCGGGCGACGATACGGTCGCCAGCTTCAGCTCACGCGGCCCGACACGCAGCTTTTTCACCACAGCGAACGGCATGCGCGTCTATGACAACCTCATCAAACCGGACATCGTCGCTCCGGGCAACAGACTTATTTCTTACAACGCCGTCGGCAATGTGATGTCTCTCCTCAACCCGAGCCTCATTAATGCGCCGGTTGCAGGTGAAACCACCGACGATGCCACGATGACCATGAGCGGCACCTCAATGTCGGCTCCGGTCGTCTCCGGTGCGGCTGCCCTGCTCATGCAGGTCAACCCAAAACTCACTCCCGGCATGGTTAAAATGATCATGCAATACACCGCTCAGCCTGTCGCCGGTGCCAACACCTTCGAACAGGGAGCGGGCCAACTCAACATCGACGGTGCCGTCAGACTCGCAAGGTCGCTCCGTACGGACGTTGAATTCGACGGCATGGCAAAGGGCACTTCAACCGTCCCCGCAGGCTGGTCAATGCCGACCCCAAGCTCAGGCTCATTCCAGTGGGCACAACTCATCACCGGCGACCACACGTTCATGACCGGACAGAACCTCGTGTCGCAGTACCAGACGGTCTACAATCGTGCAAACACGTTTGGCCAGGGTGTCAGTTTTGCTAACGGCGGCTTCAACCTAACCACCAGCGGTGCATTCACCACAGGCCTCAACGTAAACAGAAACGTGGTCACCAGCAATGGCGGACCAACTGGTTCCGGAACGACCTGGCTATCATACGGCGTACTCGTTGGAGACGGCGTACTCGTTGGCGATGGCGTACTCGTTGGAGACGGCGTACTAGTTGGAGATGGTGTGCTCGTTGGCGATGGTGTACTCGTCGGGGACGGTGTACTCGTCGGGGACGGTGTACTCGTCGGAGACGGCGTACTAGTTGGAGACGGCGTACTAGTCGGCGACGGAGTCCTGGTCGGTGACAGCGTCTTATTTGGCGAAGATACTCCCTCAATGCAGTAGGTATCTATTTACAACAATTAACCACATAAGAATTGTAAAAAAGGAGAAAATATCATGCTGCATACATTAAATGCCAACACGCTCGAAGTGCGTCGAAAATCGGGAATGCCCTTCGTATCGATCACGCCCGATCTGAGTAAAGTTCGGGAACTACAAGAAAACAACACCGCAGAAGTACTAGCATTTTTGACGATCCGTCCGGTTCACACGGTTGTGATGACAAGCTTCATTACTGATAACGGTATCGTCAGCGAATTGAATCGTGGTAAGTTCTACGGATATCGCAACTCGGAAGGAAAGCTGGAAGGCGTGGCCCTCATCGGTCACTCGACACTCGTCGAAGCCCACACGGACGCCGCTATCAGAGCCCTTGCATTCGTAGCGAAAACCGCAGAGACACCGATCCACCTGATCATGTCGAGTGGTGACGCTGCCCAGACCTTCTGGAACCACATGACCGACGGGCTCCGTCAGCCGCGTCTAACCTGCGTCGAGCGTCTATTCGAAGCCGCTTTCCCGTTCATGGTTCAGGGAACCGATTGCGGACTTAGATTGGCGGACGCAAGTGAGCTGCTGCCGATAGCCGAGGCTCAGGCTGAGGTTGCCTTTATCGAATGCGGCGTCGATCCGATGATCCGTGACCGGGAAGGTTTCCTTAAGAGAGTCGCAAGACGCATCGAGCAGGGCCGCGTGTTCGTTGTATTCGACGGTGATAAGTTGGTCTTCAAGGCCGATATCATCGCTGAGACGAGCGAAGTCGCCTACCTGGAAGGTGTTTTCGTCGGTGAGGAATATCGCGGAAAAGGCATCGGTCCCAAGTGTCTTTCGGCCCTCACAGTCGAACTTCTCTCACGCGTCGCTAATGTTTGCTTGTTGAGCAATGTGGATTTCGGATCTGCTCACCGCAGCTTCGAAAAAGCCGGATTCCGAAGTTCGGATGAGTGCACCACGTTGTTTGTTTAACAAAAAATAACAGTAGACAAAAATGTTAAGTTAACTGATAATAGGGAAGGCGTGGTTTACGGCCTTCCCTTTATTATCTTTTAGTTAACCTCTTTCACACCAAACGTCCCGTTCCTAACCAACGCTTTACCGCCTGTTTAGCCGAAAAAAATTCCGGCAAAACTTGATCAAGATGGATCGAACAAAGATATCCGATAGATATATGGCGACCGTTATAGTCGCAGGACTTGTGTGCGTACTCTTTGCGCTCGCAACAGTCCGTGTCGCGGTCATCGACGTCTATCTGCTTCTTCTCTTCGTCTTCACTATCGGAGTTGGGTCGCGCATTACGATCCAGATACCGCGATTCAAATCGCATATATCGGTATCTGATATCTTTATATTTCTTGCCCTTATCCTATATGGCGGCGAGTTCGCCGTAATTCTGGCAGCGATCGAGGCTGCGGCTTCATCATGGCGCTTTTGTAATCGCAAGCTAACGGTGTTCTTTAACTCGGCAACCATGGCTATTTCAACAAGTGCCGTGGTGCTTGTTTTGAAGATGTCAGGGCTTTACACCGAAAATCAACTGCATGGGCACGGTGAAAACACTTCCAGCTTTATTATCGCCCTCTCGCTTATCGCGCTTACTCAGTTCCTTGTTAATACGTCTTTCGCGTCGATCCACGGAGCATTGAAAGACCACATCCCTTTGTGGGAAACGTGGAAGACGAAATACATCTGGACATTCTTTTCGTACTTCGTCGGAGCCGCAAGCGCGGGATTGCTTGTTCAGGTTGCAGATGTTTTAGGCCTTGGTATTCTGCTCGCAACATTCCCTGTCATTTTCTTCGTGTTTCTATCGTACCGGATGTATCTCAAGAACGTTGAGATCTCGATGCAGCAGGCGGAACAGGCCGAGCAGTACGCAAAGATCATGGAGTCTCAGTCTGACGCGTTACGGGAATCAGAGGAACGCTTTCGAAGTGCCTTTGACTACGCTCCGATCGGTATTGGTCTGGTATCGCCAACCGGCCAATGGCTAAAGGCAAACCATGCATTGACTGAGATACTCGGGTACACCGAAACCGATTTTCTCGCGACTGATTTCCAATCCATAACCCTACCTGAGGACCTAGGACTAACGCTCGTCAAAGTTCACGAATTACTCGCCGGCAAGATCGCTAACTGTCAGATGGAGCAGCGTTATATCCACAAAACCGGGCGGACTGTCTGGACATCCTGGAGCGTCTCAGCGGCGAATGATACTAAAACGAAACAGCCGAACCTCATCTTTCAGATACAGGACATCACGGATAAAAAGAGTGCGGAAGAAAAACTGCAGCACGATGCGACGCATGATGCTCTAACGGGACTGCCGAATCGCTTGCTCTTTATGAAGAGTCTCGACCGCGCTTTGGAGCGACGACGGCTCGTTGACGAGTACAAAGTGAGCGTTCTGTTTATCGATCTGGATCGATTTAAATACGTAAACGACAGTCTCGGGCATTTGATCGGTGATGAGCTGCTCAAGGAGATCTCGTCCCGCTTGAGAGAATGTATGCGTCCGTCCGATCTCGTTGCTCGCCTGGGTGGCGATGAATTCACGATATTGGTCGAAGGCACGTTCGATACGGCCGAGGTAACGCGGATCGCTTCGCGCATTCAGCAGAAATTCGGAATCCCGTTCGACCTGCGCGGCCACGAGGTCTATAGCTCGGCAAGTATCGGAATTCTGCACGCAACCGATAAACACTCAGCATCTGAAGATGTGATGCGAGATGCTGACACGGCAATGTATCAGGCAAAACGAGCCGGTAAGGCGCGTCATGAGGTTTTTGACGAAGAGATGCACAGTGCCGCGAAGGAGATTCTCAAACTCGAGACCGATCTTCGCCGTGCGGTCGAACGGGAAGAGATAGAAGTCTTTTACCAGCCGATCTACTCGCTCAAATCCGGCGAGATCGAGTGTTTTGAATCGCTTGCTCGTTGGGATCATCCCGAGCTTGGTAAGATCGCCCCTACAAAGTTCATTCCCCTTGCCGAAGAGATCGGCCTAATTGACCGTCTCTGCGAACAAGTACTGCGGCGTGCCTGCCGAGAGATCGGTTCACTCCAGAGCAGAAGTACAGACCTGCACAAGTATTCTGTCAGTGTAAACCTTTCCTGCCGGCAGTTTAGCCAGAACGGACTAGTAAAGAGCATTGAGGATATTCTGGCTGAAACCGGTTTTTCTCCGACTGACCTAAAACTCGAGATCACCGAATCGGTCTTTTTTGAGCATCAGGACCGCGCCGTCGGAATGTTGAACCAACTTCGTAACATGGGAATAGAGATCGATGTTGACGATTTCGGCACCGGATACTCCAATCTTGGCTATCTCAGGAAATTGCCTATATCGGCGTTGAAGATCGACCGATCATTTGTGTCCATGATCGACGAAGCTGGCAATAACGACGAAATTGTTCGCGCAATAATTAATCTGGCAAGAACCCTGGGACTCAAGGTTGTTGCTGAAGGCGTCGAGACCGAAGCGCAGCGCGATCTGCTTACCCGCTTAGAATGCGAAGGTGGACAAGGATTCCTTTTTGCCAAACCAATGCGGTTCGCTGAGTTAAAAGCCTTTCTTTCCGAGAAGCAAGATGCTGGTCTTGCGGCGCCTATGTACGATGACGTATCAACGATCGCGCTTGTCCAGTAAAATAAACTCGAGAACAAACCGCCCTCGTTGTTGACGAATCTGTACCAACGGTGAACAATTGTTCACTAAGGTATATGTATCGTCGTCCAAAGTTTTTAGAAGTTCTACTTGAGATCCGCCGCGAGATGGCGCTCGAATCCGATTACGATGTTGATCTTTTTGCAGAGACAGCTCGTTCGGGGACGCGTTCAACGCGAATTGCGCATTTTCAGGTCGAACAGAGCGACGATAGATCCTCAGATAATAACGAAACAGTAGAACTCCGATCGTCTCGCGGCGCGTAAGGCCAAACCTTTCAAATGTTCCGGTATCTTTTGTCATGCCTGATCATTATTGCCATGTTGTTAGTAACGGGCGGTTACTTCTTTCCATCCTACTGGGAGCATCGATACGACGAACTCATTTCGCGGCAGGCCCGCGTTTATCGCCTCGATGAAAAGCTTGTCTGGAGCCTGATATATGAAGAAACGTGGTTCCGTTCGTGGAAGATTGGGGCTGACGCTGAGGTTGGGTTGATGCAGGTAACACCCCTTGTCGCTCGCGAATGGGCAAAGGAAACTGGATTTAAGGAATTCGAGAGGCAGGCGTCGGACAATGTGAACGAATTTTTAGCCGAACCTGAGCGTAATATTCAGGTTGGCTGCTGGTATCTCGAAAAGCTTCGCGAACGCTACCGCGGCCGTCCCGCTGAAACCTCAATGACCCTCGCTGCATACAACGCCGGCCCAAGCCGCGTTGAGGAATGGGCGAAGGAAAGCGATGTAACTACGGTCTCTGAGAGTGAGTTTGTCGATCGCATTGGTATCGCGTCAACCAAAAGCTACGTAACCTCGATCCTTGCTCGTTACCGTTCGGAACAGGGGCGGCAGTGATATATGAGGTTACTTACAGGAAAATACGTTCTTCCGATCTCGACCGCACCTATCGAAAACGGTGCGGTTGCGATCGATGGCAGCTCAATAGTCGCAGTCGGAACCCTTGAGCATCTTTCGGCAAGATTTCCCCAGGCAGAGTTTGAAGACATGGGTAACGCGGCGATCTTGCCGGGATTTGTGAATTGCCATTCACATCTCGAGATAACGTCTATGCGCGGGAGTCTCGATGATGTGGAACACGATTTTAGCGCATGGCTTCTTAAATTGAACGGCCTGCGTGCGGAACTCTCTGATCAGGACATCTGCGACGCGGCTGTCGCAGGTGCTCGCGAAGGAGCCCGTGCCGGCGTCACTTGTTTTGGTGATATAGGGCGAATGGGCCATGCGGGGATCGCGGCTTTGAAACAGGTCGGTCTGCGCGGGATCGTTTTTCAGGAAACTGAATTCTCGCCTGACAATCGCACCGCTGACGAAGATTTTTTAAAACTCGCCGCGAAATACGAAGCCCTCCGCAATGAAGAGAATGAGCTCGTGAAGGTCGGATTATCACCTCACTCGCCCTACACGGTCGGCTCGCGGTTGTTTGAACTGATCGCTCAATACTCGATAATCAACCGTGTTCCGCTCTCGATACACGTCGCCGAATCGGCGGACGAAACGGAACTCTTGGCTCACGGGACGGGATTATTCAGAGGATTTTACGAGCGGTTCGATCTTGAATGGGAAAGTCCGCGCTCAACGCCGATCGAATATCTGGAGCGTTTAGGTGTTCTCTCGGCCCAACCGCTGCTCGCTCATTGCGTAAGAGTTTCGTCGAACGATATCAAAAGGATCGAGTGGAACGGAGCCAAGATCGCCCATTGCCCGAAATCGAATGCCAAATTTGGGCACGGCTATGCACCTTTCGAAGCGTTTCTCGACGCCGGCATTGATGTCGGCCTCGGCAGCGATTCGGTAGCCAGCAACAATGTCTGCGACCTGCTGGAAGAAGCCCGCTTTGCTGTCCTCGCCGCCCGCAACCGCGAAGGCTCGGCACGATTCATTGAGCCAAGGGAAGCACTCGAAACCGCAACGCTCGGCGGCGCCAAAGCCCTTGGCCTCGACAAGATTATTGGAACTTTAGAACCCGGGAAACAGGCAGACATCGCTGTTATCTCACTCGACCATCCTGCTATCCAACCGATCGGTGATATTCATGCGGCCCTCGTTTTTTCGGCAAGTGGTTGCGATGTTGTTCGTACGATCGTTGCTGGAAACCAAGTTTTTTGATCTAAGCACTTCTATTTCACCTGCGGAATTTCGTATTCCGGCTTAGCCGCACCCAACATCCATTTATCGAACCATCCAACAATATGCTGCAAACGCTCGATAC
Protein-coding sequences here:
- a CDS encoding S8 family serine peptidase, with protein sequence MINYASPDRPLTVTGHIEETTGAAAMRSQPAMNGRSAYTLDGTGVGVAIVDSGIQSNHKGFKNGASRITANVNFTSSQQNATSDNYGHGTHVAGLAVGSASNRNNAYKGIAPNANIISVKVLGNNGEGNTSWLLDGLDWIIQNKGTYNIKVANLSLGTTAVDSYMNDPICNKVKEMVQAGIVVIAAAGNLGKNANGVRTYGRIHSPGNSPYAITVGATNSYGTSDPGDDTVASFSSRGPTRSFFTTANGMRVYDNLIKPDIVAPGNRLISYNAVGNVMSLLNPSLINAPVAGETTDDATMTMSGTSMSAPVVSGAAALLMQVNPKLTPGMVKMIMQYTAQPVAGANTFEQGAGQLNIDGAVRLARSLRTDVEFDGMAKGTSTVPAGWSMPTPSSGSFQWAQLITGDHTFMTGQNLVSQYQTVYNRANTFGQGVSFANGGFNLTTSGAFTTGLNVNRNVVTSNGGPTGSGTTWLSYGVLVGDGVLVGDGVLVGDGVLVGDGVLVGDGVLVGDGVLVGDGVLVGDGVLVGDGVLVGDGVLVGDSVLFGEDTPSMQ
- a CDS encoding GNAT family N-acetyltransferase — protein: MLHTLNANTLEVRRKSGMPFVSITPDLSKVRELQENNTAEVLAFLTIRPVHTVVMTSFITDNGIVSELNRGKFYGYRNSEGKLEGVALIGHSTLVEAHTDAAIRALAFVAKTAETPIHLIMSSGDAAQTFWNHMTDGLRQPRLTCVERLFEAAFPFMVQGTDCGLRLADASELLPIAEAQAEVAFIECGVDPMIRDREGFLKRVARRIEQGRVFVVFDGDKLVFKADIIAETSEVAYLEGVFVGEEYRGKGIGPKCLSALTVELLSRVANVCLLSNVDFGSAHRSFEKAGFRSSDECTTLFV
- a CDS encoding EAL domain-containing protein — translated: MATVIVAGLVCVLFALATVRVAVIDVYLLLLFVFTIGVGSRITIQIPRFKSHISVSDIFIFLALILYGGEFAVILAAIEAAASSWRFCNRKLTVFFNSATMAISTSAVVLVLKMSGLYTENQLHGHGENTSSFIIALSLIALTQFLVNTSFASIHGALKDHIPLWETWKTKYIWTFFSYFVGAASAGLLVQVADVLGLGILLATFPVIFFVFLSYRMYLKNVEISMQQAEQAEQYAKIMESQSDALRESEERFRSAFDYAPIGIGLVSPTGQWLKANHALTEILGYTETDFLATDFQSITLPEDLGLTLVKVHELLAGKIANCQMEQRYIHKTGRTVWTSWSVSAANDTKTKQPNLIFQIQDITDKKSAEEKLQHDATHDALTGLPNRLLFMKSLDRALERRRLVDEYKVSVLFIDLDRFKYVNDSLGHLIGDELLKEISSRLRECMRPSDLVARLGGDEFTILVEGTFDTAEVTRIASRIQQKFGIPFDLRGHEVYSSASIGILHATDKHSASEDVMRDADTAMYQAKRAGKARHEVFDEEMHSAAKEILKLETDLRRAVEREEIEVFYQPIYSLKSGEIECFESLARWDHPELGKIAPTKFIPLAEEIGLIDRLCEQVLRRACREIGSLQSRSTDLHKYSVSVNLSCRQFSQNGLVKSIEDILAETGFSPTDLKLEITESVFFEHQDRAVGMLNQLRNMGIEIDVDDFGTGYSNLGYLRKLPISALKIDRSFVSMIDEAGNNDEIVRAIINLARTLGLKVVAEGVETEAQRDLLTRLECEGGQGFLFAKPMRFAELKAFLSEKQDAGLAAPMYDDVSTIALVQ
- a CDS encoding lytic transglycosylase domain-containing protein, with translation MLLVTGGYFFPSYWEHRYDELISRQARVYRLDEKLVWSLIYEETWFRSWKIGADAEVGLMQVTPLVAREWAKETGFKEFERQASDNVNEFLAEPERNIQVGCWYLEKLRERYRGRPAETSMTLAAYNAGPSRVEEWAKESDVTTVSESEFVDRIGIASTKSYVTSILARYRSEQGRQ
- a CDS encoding amidohydrolase family protein, which gives rise to MRLLTGKYVLPISTAPIENGAVAIDGSSIVAVGTLEHLSARFPQAEFEDMGNAAILPGFVNCHSHLEITSMRGSLDDVEHDFSAWLLKLNGLRAELSDQDICDAAVAGAREGARAGVTCFGDIGRMGHAGIAALKQVGLRGIVFQETEFSPDNRTADEDFLKLAAKYEALRNEENELVKVGLSPHSPYTVGSRLFELIAQYSIINRVPLSIHVAESADETELLAHGTGLFRGFYERFDLEWESPRSTPIEYLERLGVLSAQPLLAHCVRVSSNDIKRIEWNGAKIAHCPKSNAKFGHGYAPFEAFLDAGIDVGLGSDSVASNNVCDLLEEARFAVLAARNREGSARFIEPREALETATLGGAKALGLDKIIGTLEPGKQADIAVISLDHPAIQPIGDIHAALVFSASGCDVVRTIVAGNQVF